The Sinobacterium caligoides DNA window CAAAATGTTAAAGAGTTCTACGGTGAATTATTAATACCCCTTGTTTCTGATCTCCCCCTAGCGCAACAGGTGAACTTAGAAGCCTCTGTTCGACACTCAAGATACGACACTAGTGCAGGTGACAATACATCGTACCGCCTCGGTCTAGACTGGATGTTCAACGAAGACTTACGTGCCCGTACAGTACTGTCTACCGGCTTCCGCGCCCCCAACACTGTTGAGTTACTTACCCAAGCTGTTGGCTTTCCCGTCGCAGAAAACTGGTGTGAATTCACCGATCTTCGTAACGATATCAGCGACACAGCCAAAGCTAACTGTGCCGCCCTTGGCTACGATGGCATGTATCAGCAGGGTTTCCAATATCAGCCAAGCATCGAGCAACAAGAGGCCGTCAATAACCTTGGACCGGAAGAGTCAAAAACCTTTACCTTCGGCCTAGTCTGGACACCGGAGGCAGTTGAAAACTTACGCCTAAGCGTTGACTATTTTAATATCGAAATCGATTCATATATCGAGCTACCCGATATCAATGCAATGTCGCTAACCTGTCTTGAGTCGGAAAACTTCTCTGCACCCGCCTGTAGCAAATTCTACTCAGCCTACGGTGGCGCTCCCGCGACCGGTATTGATGACGCCGATGTTGGGGTCACTCAGATGGCCACAACACCGTTAGGTAACTTAGGCTTACTAACCACCTCAGGGCTCGACTTTGCAGCCGATTATGCCATGGATGTAAACTTCATTTCGGCGCACTCTCTGCAATTCGGTCTCGCGGGCACCTGGTTACACGAGTATAAGAAAGACTTTGGCGAGCTTGGTAGCATCGACTATGTTGGTACTGCAGGCCCACAGGATGTTTTCCCTGAGTTCCGTATCAATACTAGTGTAGGTCTCATCTCAGATGATTGGTCGGTGCAGTGGATGATGCGTTGGATGGATGAGTCGAAAGACCTCTATCGTCCCGCCTCAATCACGACCGATGCGGTTGCTGAAGCTGTTCTTTACCACGATCTAGTCGCGTCTTACAGCTACAAGAACCTTGACCTAAGCGTCGGCGTCGACAACCTCACGGATGTTGCGCCTCCGCAGTATCACAGTGGCTTCGCCATGCACACGGCCCCGGGTGTTTACGACACCATAGGTCGTCGCGCTTGGTTCAAGGTAGGGATGAACTTCTAATAATAAGCTCCGTACACCGTTACAGCGCAAGCTGTAACGGTCACCAACAACTAAACGGTGAATACCATGCATCGATTATTGCTCGCTATATCCATAGCTCTAATGACTTCGCAGCAGCTCGTTGCCGACACGACAACAAGGCTACAAATCTGTCAAACCATCGCCAACGACAGCGAGAGACTAGATTGCTATGACGCAATAGCAGCAAGCCCAAAAAACACAGAACAGCAGAACCTCAAAACAGAACTTCAGAAGCAGGATTTCGGAAAAGAAACCTGGTCAAAAGATAATGACAAGATCACACAAATCACAGCGACAATTGAAGCCGTCAAGAAATCCAACTATGGCAAACAAATCATCAGCCTGAGCAACCAACAAACCTGGAAGCAGCAGGCAAAAAGCAACTTCAAATTACGAGTTGGCGACAAGATTACCATAGAGAGAGGTAGCTTAAACGCCTTTTTCCTCAGCAAAGATAGCTCATCAAAGAAAGAAAAGTTTATACGTGTTCATTGATATCGACACTGTCGACAAAGTCATTCTTTGCCTGTCACACTGACAGGCTTTTTTTTACCCGCTATATATAATAGGTAACGCCCATGGATCCCATCTCAGCCTTCTTTACCCTGTTATTTGTGATGGACCCACTGGGTAATATTCCTGTCTTCCTCTCCGTGCTGAAAGATGTTGACGAGAAGCGGCGAATGAAAATCATCGCCCGTGAGATGCTGTTTGCCCTCTGCATCATGCTTTGCTTCCTGTTCTTCGGTAGCCATTTTCTCGGCGCCCTGAACCTCGACCAGCAAGCGGTACAAATTAGCGGTGCAATTGTCTTGTTTCTGATTGCCCTGCGGATGATCTTCCCGCAAGAAGGCGGCATCATGGGTAGCCACAATATTGGTGGCGAGCCCTTCATCGTGCCATTAGCGATTCCCTGTGTCGCCGGTCCCTCTGCTCTCGCCATCCTGATGTTGATGACCCATAACGAAAATGAAAGCATGTGGGTCTGGAGCGGCGTGATGATCAGCGCCTGGCTGGTCTCATCCTTCGTCTTTCTACTGTCACCCTTCTTTTATAGGCTATTACAGGAGCGTGGCCTCATCGCCATCGAACGCTTAATGGGTATGATTCTGGTGATGATCTCTGTACAGATGGGCCTTGAAGGGCTGAAAAGTTTTCTCAGCATCTAAATCGACGACTAAAAGATTCCGCAAGATCGTTAGGCGCATCCAGAACAATCAAGGCGACATAAACTAAATTCGTTAGGCAAAAAATACAGACCTATATTGTTATAGACAACAAAGACGACTGCACTCAACCTCGAACCTCTCCCGCAGTGGCAACAAAAAATAGCTGTTGCCACGAAGTTAATCCCCCTAAATGACCCGTTTGTGCCGCCAACTACCGCAGCTAACATAGTTTGCCATTAAAAAAACTAGCGAGAAGTAGAGCATGGGGTCTGCTTATAGACCGACAGAAGAAGCTTGAAAATAAGAAAATAATAGAGCCAAATGCCGAACAAAGACGATCTTGGCGCTCTCCCAAAGGTTAAAAGTAGGCGAACAAAACACTAACAAAGATGGTCTTACGCATTACACTTTATTCATTAAACAAAGGTAATAGTTACGTAGTAATGCCTACAACCCCCGTCCTAAAGCCCTCGAATAAAACCCGCAAAAATAACTACGAAGAAAATTCAAAACAGAGTGGAACTTTTTTTTGAGGGCAATAATGCTGGCCGCGTCTGTATTGGTAAGAGCTAAATAATAATACGCTCAGAATTTTAAGAAACGACCAAAAAAAATTAGAGGACCTACGGATGACTGCACAAAGACCCCTGGTGCGTGCCATTAAACTCGCCTTGAGTGGCGCATTTATCGCTGGCGCAACCCTGCCGATGCATGTAGCTAACGCGCAAGAAGAAAAAACAATGGAGGAGGTCGTTATTACTGGCTCTCGCATCTCAAGAGATGAGTTCGCCTCCTCCAGCCCAATGGCCGTATACGACGCCACTGACTTAGAAAATTCCAATGCCTCAAGCATTGATGAATTCCTGATGAAAACACCGGAGTTCACAGGCTCAAATTTAGGCAGCAGCACCAATAACGGCGGCAGCGGCGGCAAGATGGTCAACCTACGCGGCCTCGGTTACAAGCGTACGCTTGTATTGATTAATGGCCGTCGTCAAGTCAGCAGCTTTGTTGGTGGCCCAAACGACTTAGGGGCCGTCGACTTAAACACCATACCAATGGGCATGGTTGAGAGAATAGAAGTTCTTAAGGACGGTGCCTCAACCGCCTACGGCTCTGATGCAATTGCCGGTGTCGTCAATGTCATCCTGCGCAAGCGCTTCGACGGCGTCAAACTCACCGGTGGTGGCGGTGCTGGCACCGATGGCTGGGACGGTAAGAACAAAGACCTCTCATTCTTGATGGGCACCTCAAATGACCAAGGCGGCATGGTCCTTGGCTTGGAATACCACAAGCAAGAAGAAATCATTCAAGCAGATCGCAAGTGGGGTGAGTACTCAACCTGGGCAATACGTGATCCTGATACAGGCCGCTTCGTTGACGAAAAACAAGGGTCATCTAACAGCCGCACAATTCTCCCTGTAAGTGGCGGTGCATATGTTGTCGACGCTAAGACAGGAAGTGTACGTCCATTCAACCCTGCCACAGACACCTATAACTATGCCCCGGTTAACGCACTGTTAACGCCCAATGAACGCTGGCAGATCAGCGCGGCTGGCGATCATGAGCTATTTAGCGACAGTCTCGTCGGCCAAGTTAATGCCCATGCCGAATTGAGCTATACCAAGCGCACCTCTCATCAACGCCTAGCCCCTGACGCATCATTTGGCAAAGGGTCTTATGCTGACAAGGCTAGCAACTTCGTACCTGAAGCGAACCCTTACAACCCTTTTGACGAGGACGTCACAGTGCGTCGTCGGTTCGTTGAGTCTGACGGCCGTGTCTCTAACCAAAGTGTCGACACCTACCGCATGAACCTCGGCTTTAATGGTGAGCTAGATAATGGTATCAACTGGGATGCTAACTACGTACTTGCCGATAACAGTGAGATTAAGGAATACAAAGGCTCACACCGTTATGACCGTTGGGCCACCGCAGTCGACCCTCAGAAGTGTGCCGCCGACGCAAACTGCGCAGCAGCAGGCGTCTTAAATCCTTTCGATGATTTTGGCTCAATTACCGGCCAACAGATGGACTATCTGTTAGCGAATTCACTGAAAGATCAGTACCACACCCGCATGGAGCAGTTAGCTTTTAACGTTAACGGTGACCTGCCTGGTTTACCTGCCGGTGATATCGGCTGGGCCATCGGTGCCGAGAAACGTACCGATTTTGCAGAGATCAAGCCCGATGAATTCTCCGCTGGCGGCCTCACAACTGGCGGTTCCGTCGCACCATTGAGTGGCGAGCAGAACGTTAAGGAATACTATGGCGAACTGTTGCTGCCGTTAATTTCGGACCTACCACTGGCACAGCAAGTAAACCTAGAGGCCTCAGTACGACACTCGAAATATGACACGAGCGCCGGTAGCAACACTTCATACCGTGCTGCTGTCGACTGGATGTTCAACGATGACTTCCGTGCACGTACAGTGCTATCGACGGGTTTCCGCGCACCCAATACTGTCGAATTACTCAGCCAAACGGTCGACAATCCAATCGTAGAAAACTGGTGTGAGTTCACCGATCTACGTAACGACATCAGCGATACAGCCAAGGCTAACTGCGCCTCCCTCGGATACGGTGGCATGTATGAAACAGGCTATCAGTATCAGCCAGAATATGCTCAAACAGCATCAACTGGCAAGCTAGGACCAGAGGAATCTAAAACTTTCACCTTTGGCTTAGTCTGGACTCCTGCGGCGATCGAAAACCTCCGCTTCAGCGTTGACTATTTCGACATTGAAATCGATTCATACATCGAGAAACCCGACATCAACGCAATGTCACTCACCTGTCTTGAGTCGGAGAACTTCTCATCACCCGCCTGTAATAACTTCGCTACAGATAAGGTTCAAGGCACTGGCATTGGCAATAAAGAGACATTGGGCGTAACTCAGGATGCGACCTCACCTCTGGCCAACCTTGGTACGCTCACCACCTCTGGCCTCGACTTTGCAACCGACTACGCGATGGATATCAACTTCCTTAGCGCTCATACGCTGCAAGCTGGCCTTTCTGGAACATGGTTACGCGAATACAAGAAAGACTTCGGTGACCTAGGTAGCGTCGATTATGTTGGTACAGCTGGTTCGTCAGATGTATTCCCCGAGTTCCGTATTAACGCTAATATAGGCCTCGTCTCCGACGACTGGTCGGTACAATGGATGATGCGCTGGATGGACAAATCGGAGGATCTGCTGCGCCCTGCTGCAATCACCACCGATGCTGTTGCTGAAGCTGTTCTTTACCATGACCTCGTGGCAACTTACAGCTACAAGAATCTTGACCTCAGTGTTGGTGTAGATAACGTTACTGATGTTGCACCTCCGCAATATCACAGTGGCTTTAACATGCACACGGCTCCTGGCGTCTACGACACCATCGGTCGTCGCGCATGGTTCAAAGTCGGCATGAATTTCTAATCCGACTATATACGAACAGTTACAGCGCAAGCTGTAACTGTTTTATAAGCCAAAAGGGGAGCTATCATGCACCGACTATTGATCATTGTATCCATGCTGCTAGTAAGCTCACCACAGTTAAAAGCTGACACGATAACAAAGCTACAGGTCTGCCAATCGATCACCAGCAACAGCGAGAGATTAAGATGCTTTGACAAGCTTGAACTAGGTAAAGCCTCATCAATTAACGCAGAGCAAGGTAAGCTAAAAAGAGCGTTTCATAAACAAGAGTTTGGTAAAGAGACTTGGTCAAAAAGCAGCGATAAAGTAGATGAAATTATAGCCACCGTTGAAAAAGTACAGAAATCCAGCTACGGCAAGCAAATAATCACACTAAGCAATCAACAGACTTGGAAGCAGCTGGCAACTAGTCATTTCAAACTACGAGTTGGCGATAGAGTATCTATTGAAAGAGGCAGTTTGAACTCTTTCTTCCTCAGTAAGAGCAACTCATCAAAAAAAGAAAAGTTTACACGTATCAACTAGCACTAGAGGCAGCAACACTGAACAGCACAATATCTCGCTTCGACAGCTACACGGGACAGCCGAACCAATAGGTAGCCTGTGTTATTCCCAACAGCTCATTCAATGATTCTAGTAAACGATCAAAAGAGTCACTAATTCCACTCACTAACCCCCCCTTTGAACGAACGGGGCATAGTCTGTAAGTCGTTTGACGCAGTTGCACCCCCCCCTAAGATTAACTATTTTCTGTCTTTATGGCGGATTTTAATGTGCTTCAAGCAGGTAAACCCATGGATCCCATCTCAGCTTTCTTCACCCTATTATTCGTCATGGACCCGCTGGGAAATATCCCCGTTTTTCTCTCCGTATTAAAAGATGTCGACGAGAAACGTCGCAGCAAGATCATCGCCAGAGAGATGCTCTTTGCCCTCGGCATCATGCTCTGCTTCCTGTTCTTCGGCAGCAATTTTCTCGACGCCCTGAATCTCAATCAGCAGGCAGTACAGATCAGCGGCGCGATTGTGCTATTCCTCATCGCCCTACGGATGATCTTCCCCCGCGAAGGCGGCATCATGGGCAGTCATAATATTGGTGGCGAGCCCTTCATCGTGCCGCTGGCCGTGCCCTGTGTCGCCGGTCCCTCAGCCCTCGCCATCTTGATGCTGATGACCCATAACGAAAATGAAAGTATGTGGGTCTGGAGCGGCGTGATGATCAGCGCCTGGCTGGTCTCATCGATCGTATTCTTGCTCTCACCGTTCTTCTATAGACTACTGCAGGAACGCGGACTGATCGCTATCGAACGCTTGATGGGCATGATCTTAGTGATGATCTCAGTGCAGATGGGCCTAGAGGGGGTGAAGAGCTTTCTCGGCCTCTAACCGCCCAAAAAAAAGGGCGCCAAGATGGCGCCCAAGAATTATAAAAAGACTGATAACAAGCGGTATAACAATAGTTACATACTACAATAAGGTGAGGATTTTCTCCGCCGCCGACACATCGATACCACCTTTTGGCTCGACCGCAATATGTGTCACCACGCCGTCCTCGATAATCATCGCGTAACGCTGGCTGCGCGCCCCCATCTGATAACCACTGGCATCCATGGTCAAGCCCATCGCCTCCGTTAACTCGCCATTACCATCAGCCAACATGATCAGCGCCTCAGCATTCTGCGCCTTACCCCAGGCACCCATCACAAAAGCATCGTTGACCGAGAGGCAAACAATGTGATCCACACCCTTAGCCTTAATCTCATCGGCAAGTACCACATAACCCGGTAGATGGGTGTTCGAACAGCCCGGTGTAAAGGCACCTGGTACGGCAAACCAAACAACTTTTTTAGCCGCTGTAATCTTCTCGATACTAATTTCTTCTGGCCCCTGATCGCCCATCACCTTCAAGGTCAAATTAGGTAGCTTATCCCCGACATTAATCTGCATGTGTTCTCCTGTTTATTCGTTCATGCTAACTGTTTTGTTCATGCTATAGAGCGCTATCGCCTTGGATGATAGCCGAAGCAGAAGACAAAACAAGATGCTAGCTAAGTATCTAAACAGCGACGCAACACCACTATCTTCCTTTTGCAAATTTTATGATGACTGACAACTAATAGTACCAGGGCAAAGATGTCGATGAAGGAGCGAGAAAGGGCATAAAATTGCTCACTCACCGCAGGGACAAATAATAGCGCCACAGCAAGAAAGGCCCAATACATCTCAGAGTAACCGTTATGCTTGGCGGCAACGGCCGCCCAAACAAAGCCGGCAATCACTAACAGCCTAGCGACCAAGAGGCTTTCGTAGTAACCCTCAAAACAGGCCATCACCAATAGCAGCAGTAACAAGCTTATTAATATTATACGCGCCAAAACATTCCCAACCTTAGTCAACTAACTCGCATGACCCGATGTAGTTACAATAGCGATCACCGAGAGCTGTAGGTAGTTATACCTACTAGTCAGCTCCGCGTCTATTACAAACTAACAGTGCGAGACGCCTTTTAACAAAAGGATAGTGACAAGAAAGCGAAAGCCATATCCCCCGCAGGCTAATGACTGCGCTGTCATTACAATATGGCAAGGTGTGACATCAATGCTTTTGGCGTCATTATTGCGTGGATCTAAATCACTGCGTTAGATGATATAAATCAACAATCTTACGGTGAGCGCACACTCGCTTTAGCAACTTCACCCTTCTTTCGGCAGCCATATCAGAAAACTCTAGCCATCAGCTCTAACGAAATAAGAAAACACAGCTGAACCTCGTCTTGCGAAAAGATAACAAAATCACTGCGTCGCATTAATTCAATACGAAGATAGACCGAAAATCTATGCGATTTTTAAATTATATCTCGCATTGAATTCCGCATTGAGAAACGAGAATAAAAAGGTATTTTTATAGCCGCGTCCATTATATATTGAGCAACAGCTATAAAATAATAATATTTACTACCGCCCCTCATTGAGGCGGAGCAGCATGATACCGGAGTTGTTATCAGCTGAATAAGAATCATAGCCTCGCACCGATTCTGCCTTAAAAATAAAAAATAAATACTTAGGGACATTTAGATATGATATCGACGAGAAAACAGCACCTGAGCACAGGTTTCTACTTCGCGGCACTCCCCTTGGCTATTGCCGCAGCCCTGCCCGTCAGCGCCAACGCCAATAGCGGCGAAGAAGTTGTGCTCGAAGAACTGATCGTCACCGCACGTAAACGCGTTGAGAACGTACAGGAAATCCCCATCGCGGTATCGGCCTTTAGCGCCGACAAACTCAATGAAGGTGGCATCACTAATCTGGCCAACTTCGGTGATCGTGTACCTAATATCGAACTTGAGAACGGTAACGGCAGTACCGGCGACGCCAATGTCTATATTCGCGGTGTCGGTCAGCGGGAAACAAAATCCAATCTCGACTCCGGCGTGGGAATTTACTTAGATGGCGTTTACATCCCTCGGGCTTCCGGCGCCCTGCTCGACCTCAACGATGTCGAGAGTGTGCAAATCCTGCGCGGGCCTCAGGGCACATTATTTGGCAAGAACACCACCGGTGGCGCACTGGTCATTACCACCAATAAGCCCGACGATCAGCTCGGCGGCACAGCGATGCTACGCGCCGGCAACTACGACCGCCTCGATTTCCAAGGCACCATTAATGCGCCACTGATCGAGGACAAGCTGCTCTCGCGCGTCACCTACTCCAGCATCAACCGCGACGGCACGACAGAAAATGTCTACGACGGTAAGGATTATAACGATGAGAGTCGTCAGGCCGTGCAGGTACAACTACGCTGGCTCAACAGCGAGACCATCACCACAGACTTCAACTTCACCTACACCAAGACCGACCAGCGTTCTCGTGGCGGTCCCTGCGTCTACTCCGGCACAACGCCTGGCTCCAGCCCACAGGAGCAGTCGCTGCTATTAATCAATAACGGCCCTACGCCTCAAGGCCTCGCACCCGGTATCACAGCAGATGGCCAAGCCATGAACCTCTACGATGCCTGCAACCAGTCGAGCGGCGACGCACTCGATGACTGGCAGTTCGCCTCCGATGCCGTCGGTGGCTACAACACCTCCGCCTTCGGTGCCTCAGCCACTGTCGAGTGGGAAGTTAACGACAATCTCACCTTTCGTTCGATCAGTGCCTACCGCTCCCTCGATGAAAAGGTTCGCGATCAGGAACTCGACTTCACGTCCCTGCCCATACTCAGCCGCCATAACACCGCCCCTACTACCAACCAATACATCAGCCAAGAACTTCAGTTAATCGGCGATCTATTTGATAACAAGGTGCAGTATGTAACCGGTGTCTTCGCCTTCA harbors:
- a CDS encoding MarC family protein, giving the protein MDPISAFFTLLFVMDPLGNIPVFLSVLKDVDEKRRMKIIAREMLFALCIMLCFLFFGSHFLGALNLDQQAVQISGAIVLFLIALRMIFPQEGGIMGSHNIGGEPFIVPLAIPCVAGPSALAILMLMTHNENESMWVWSGVMISAWLVSSFVFLLSPFFYRLLQERGLIAIERLMGMILVMISVQMGLEGLKSFLSI
- a CDS encoding TonB-dependent receptor plug domain-containing protein, with translation MTAQRPLVRAIKLALSGAFIAGATLPMHVANAQEEKTMEEVVITGSRISRDEFASSSPMAVYDATDLENSNASSIDEFLMKTPEFTGSNLGSSTNNGGSGGKMVNLRGLGYKRTLVLINGRRQVSSFVGGPNDLGAVDLNTIPMGMVERIEVLKDGASTAYGSDAIAGVVNVILRKRFDGVKLTGGGGAGTDGWDGKNKDLSFLMGTSNDQGGMVLGLEYHKQEEIIQADRKWGEYSTWAIRDPDTGRFVDEKQGSSNSRTILPVSGGAYVVDAKTGSVRPFNPATDTYNYAPVNALLTPNERWQISAAGDHELFSDSLVGQVNAHAELSYTKRTSHQRLAPDASFGKGSYADKASNFVPEANPYNPFDEDVTVRRRFVESDGRVSNQSVDTYRMNLGFNGELDNGINWDANYVLADNSEIKEYKGSHRYDRWATAVDPQKCAADANCAAAGVLNPFDDFGSITGQQMDYLLANSLKDQYHTRMEQLAFNVNGDLPGLPAGDIGWAIGAEKRTDFAEIKPDEFSAGGLTTGGSVAPLSGEQNVKEYYGELLLPLISDLPLAQQVNLEASVRHSKYDTSAGSNTSYRAAVDWMFNDDFRARTVLSTGFRAPNTVELLSQTVDNPIVENWCEFTDLRNDISDTAKANCASLGYGGMYETGYQYQPEYAQTASTGKLGPEESKTFTFGLVWTPAAIENLRFSVDYFDIEIDSYIEKPDINAMSLTCLESENFSSPACNNFATDKVQGTGIGNKETLGVTQDATSPLANLGTLTTSGLDFATDYAMDINFLSAHTLQAGLSGTWLREYKKDFGDLGSVDYVGTAGSSDVFPEFRINANIGLVSDDWSVQWMMRWMDKSEDLLRPAAITTDAVAEAVLYHDLVATYSYKNLDLSVGVDNVTDVAPPQYHSGFNMHTAPGVYDTIGRRAWFKVGMNF
- a CDS encoding MarC family protein yields the protein MDPISAFFTLLFVMDPLGNIPVFLSVLKDVDEKRRSKIIAREMLFALGIMLCFLFFGSNFLDALNLNQQAVQISGAIVLFLIALRMIFPREGGIMGSHNIGGEPFIVPLAVPCVAGPSALAILMLMTHNENESMWVWSGVMISAWLVSSIVFLLSPFFYRLLQERGLIAIERLMGMILVMISVQMGLEGVKSFLGL
- a CDS encoding peroxiredoxin; translation: MQINVGDKLPNLTLKVMGDQGPEEISIEKITAAKKVVWFAVPGAFTPGCSNTHLPGYVVLADEIKAKGVDHIVCLSVNDAFVMGAWGKAQNAEALIMLADGNGELTEAMGLTMDASGYQMGARSQRYAMIIEDGVVTHIAVEPKGGIDVSAAEKILTLL
- a CDS encoding DUF6804 family protein, whose translation is MARIILISLLLLLLVMACFEGYYESLLVARLLVIAGFVWAAVAAKHNGYSEMYWAFLAVALLFVPAVSEQFYALSRSFIDIFALVLLVVSHHKICKRKIVVLRRCLDT